In one Colletotrichum destructivum chromosome 2, complete sequence genomic region, the following are encoded:
- a CDS encoding Putative coenzyme A transferase active, coenzyme A transferase family I, nagB/RpiA transferase translates to MPSPALCARSLRAYARHGSNHTAILARAFSATARRPEINKVYPSATEALKDMKPDSTLLCGGFGLCGVPDTLIDEVLKKPEITGITAVSNNAGTDTSGLGKLLKTKQIKKMVASYIGENKTFEKMYLTGEVELELTPQGTLAERCAAGGKGIPAFYTPAAFGTVVQTGELPLRNKPDGSADQFSYPKDVKVFNGKSYLLEHSIAGDYAFVKAYKADKLGNCQFRLAANNFNGAMGRNAKMTIVEAEHIVEPGEISPEAVHLPGIYVKRVIQSTSEKNIEKYTFAKDENDADAKKALGTGDTAAKRERIVRRAAKEFKNGMYANLGIGMPMLAPGFVGPEVEVQLQSENGILGLGPYPKKGDEDADLINAGKETVTLKPGASVFGSEESFGMIRSGRINLTILGAMQVSANGDLANWMLPGKVKGFGGAMDLVSNPSATKVVVTMEHTDKKGNAKIVKQCAFPLTGRACVSRIITELGVFDVDFAHGLTLIEIADGVTVDEIKSKTEAPFTVADDLKPML, encoded by the exons ATGCCCTCACCAGCTTTGTGTGCGCGCTCGTTGCGTGCCTATGCCCGCCATGGCTCTAAC CACACTGCCATCTTGGCCCGCGCATTCTCTGCGACGGCGCGGAGGCCGGAAATCAACAAGGTCTACCCTTCAGCTACCGAGGCTCTCAAGGACATGAAGCCCGACTCCACACTCCTCTGCGGTGGCTTCGGACTCTGCGGTGTCCCCGATACCCTCATTGACGAGGTACTGAAGAAGCCCGAGATCACCGGCATCACTGCAGTCTCCAACaacgccggcaccgacacCTCCGGCCTCGGCAAGCTGCTGAAGACGAAGCAGATCAAGAAGATGGTTGCCAGCTACATTGGCGAGAACAAGACGTTTGAGAAGATGTACCTgaccggcgaggtcgagctcgagctgaCCCCCCAGGgcaccctcgccgagcgctgcgccgccggcggcaagggcatTCCCGCCTTCTACACCCCGGCCGCCTTCGGCACCGTCGTACAGACGGGCGAGCTGCCCCTTCGCAACAAGCCCGACGGTTCGGCCGACCAGTTCTCCTACCCCAAAGACGTCAAGGTCTTCAACGGCAAGTCTTACCTTCTCGAGCACAGCATCGCCGGCGACTACGCCTTCGTCAAAGCCTAcaaggccgacaagctcgGAAACTGCCAGTTCCGCCTTGCCGCCAACAACTTCAACGGCGCCATGGGCCGCAACGCCAAGATgaccatcgtcgaggccgagcacATTGTCGAGCCCGGTGAGATCTCCCCCGAGGCCGTCCACCTGCCCGGCATCTATGTGAAGCGCGTCATTCAAAGCACGAGCGAGAAGAACATTGAGAAGTACACCTTTGCCAAGGATGAGAACGACGCAgacgccaagaaggccctcggcaccggcgacaccgccgccaagcGCGAGCGCATTGTTCGCCGCGCCGCAAAGGAGTTCAAGAACGGCATGTACGCCAACCTTGGCATCGGCATGCCCATGTTGGCCCCGGGCTTCGTCGGCCCCGAGGTTGAGGTCCAGCTGCAGTCCGAGAACGGTATCCTCGGCCTGGGCCCCTACCccaagaagggcgacgaggacgctgACCTCATCAACGCCGGCAAGGAGACCGTCACGCTTAAGCCCGGCGCCTCCGTCTTTGGTAGCGAGGAGAGCTTCGGCATGATCCGCAGCGGCCGCATCAACCTTaccatcctcggcgccatgCAGGTTAGCGCCAacggcgacctcgccaaCTGGATGTTGCCTGGTAAGGTCAAGGGCTTCGGTGGGGCCATGGACCTCGTCAGCAACCCCAGCGCGACCAAGGTCGTCGTTACGATGGAGCACACGGATAAGAAGGGCAATGCCAAGATCGTCAAGCAGTGCGCCTTCCCCCTGACCGGCAGAGCCTGCGTCTCAAGGATCATTACTGAATTG GGTGTCTTCGATGTCGACTTCGCCCATGGCCTGACCCTTATCGAGATCGCGGACGGCGTGACGGTGGATGAGATTAAGAGCAAGACCGAGGCGCCATTCACGGTTGCCGACGACCTGAAGCCCATGTTGTAA
- a CDS encoding Putative 28kDa heat- and acid-stable phosphoprotein: protein MAGGQPGSNSRGRGGKFRKFTRGGGKHFSRDLRPLDADGNEIDMWSADSKKKNDESSEEDSEEDSEEESGSDEDGKPQAEMSRAERKAAAKARKDAAIAKKRAQAVEVGDLPPSDSEEESSEDDADMPANPNHSKAARNQTKAPVAAPEVDEAAEGVKKLAVASNRKERESMEAAQAKERYRKLHEAGKTDEAKADLARLRLIREQRAADAARRDAEKEEREAQEAAKRKEIEAKEAKKREAALGPVKKGKKSSK from the exons ATGGCAGGTGGACAGCCAGGATCCAACTCtcgcggccgcggtggcAAGTTCAGAAAGTTTACCCGTGGAG GTGGCAAGCACTTCTCCCGCGATCTCAGACctctcgacgccgatggcaaCGAAATCGATATGTGGTCTGCCGactcgaagaagaagaatgaCGAAAGCTCCGAGGAGGATTCTGAAGAGGATTCCGAGGAAGAGTCCGGCTCCGATGAAGACGGCAAGCCCCAGGCCGAGATGTCCCGCGCCGAGCGAAAGGCTGCCGCtaaggcccgcaaggacgCCGCCATAGCCAAGAAGAGAGCCCAAGCCGTGGAGGTCGGCGACCTGCCCCCTTCCGACTCAGAGGAGGAGAGCAGCGAGGATGACGCCGACATGCCCGCCAACCCCAACCACTCCAAGGCCGCCCGTAACCAGACGAAGGCGCCAGTCGCCGCCcccgaggttgacgaggccgccgagggcgtcaagaagCTGGCTGTCGCTAGCAACCGCAAGGAGCGCGAGAGCATGGAAGCTGCGCAAGCCAAGGAGAGATACCGCAAGCTGCATGAGGCcggcaagacggacgaggccaaggccgacctTGCGCGCTTGAGACTCATTCGTGAGCAGAGAGCTGCCGACGCTGCCCGCCGGGAC GCTGAGAAGGAAGAGCGCGAAGCCCAAGAGGCCGCTAAGAGAAAGGAGATTGAGGCAaaggaggcgaagaagagagaggccGCTCTCGGTCCCgtcaagaagggcaagaagtcTAGCAAATAA
- a CDS encoding Putative small GTP-binding protein: protein MLRCRIWNERSSAYVCAFCRHPALSRPNDLGRRNYSHASKPPSNGIGGLGGWGSNNGVKAPKSSGMPSGPRGPVAGGGWGQPLMGKGSSPRAPNSDGQQVSTGRDSSLNGLLLPHELAARQQLEAQKAAQPKALLITRNVAKGTTPKSRHLGGLEGGLGGSKISRTPLGTVAKKSLGGEEKPLPGRDWRHRHEGERTSTSTPIPHNRHNGRDFNRTIPTENLPRQQQRGLDEPSALGTGEWGQLSRKATDGSSADVPRSTGSKSGLSKQDFLTKFQDQVSSKYNQDDNKSRASSSDFGHSKNNSSQKTEQVVDEPTKPQRRTREIDESYEISRDPRRRDKAGSRRGDAYGSFRGVKKSAAQQRWENENEEWEDNGASREAQRRRKKAEAEARRLALEKAATPNIFLPEFISIANLGTALKLKPQEFLRSLSEMGFEDITEDSIMTGETAALVAQEFGFEPTVDTGGVRDLRPRPPPEDVLALPPRPPVVTIMGHVDHGKTTLLDYLRKSSVAAQEHGGITQHIGAFMVKMSEGKLITFLDTPGHAAFLTMRQRGANVTDIVVLVVAADDSVKPQTIEAIKHAKTANVPIIVAINKCDKEDAKPDQVKADLARHGVEIEDFGGDVQVVCVSGKTGQGMSDLEENIVTLADIQDMRAEEDGLAEAWVLEASVKPYGKSANVLVKRGTLRPGDFIVAGTAWARVRLLRNEAGQELEKAPPGTPVEVLGWRDELPAAGDEILQAPDEDRAKTAVDYREEMREREASSKQLAEQEQREREAKAAAEVAAEIEAADAEGGEVIATKVINFMVRGDVVGSVEAVCATINEIGNNEVKPRILRSSAGQISESDVEHAEASSSVFANFNCAVPAHVKHLAEEKGVRILDHSVIYHLADEVKQVMSEHLADKVTSKVNGEAEILQIFPINIKGRTYKNIAGCKVRNGTVTRSTSVRILRKGEKVFDGKIDTLKHGKKDVDEVRKGTECGIAFDGFTDLQVGDQIQTYEEVREKRSL from the exons ATGCTTCGATGTAGGATATGGAAC GAACGAAGCAGTGCTTACGTCTGCGCTTTCTGTCGCCACCCCGCCCTGTCGCGACCGAATGACCTTGGTCGACGCAACTACTCGCACGCATCGAAACCTCCCTCGAATGGCATAGGTGGACTTGGAGGCTGGGGCAGCAACAATGGCGTGAAAGCGCCGAAGAGCTCTGGGATGCCTTCAGGACCCCGTGGTCCGGTTGCCGGCGGAGGATGGGGCCAGCCGCTGATGGGCAAAGGTTCATCGCCAAGAGCGCCGAACTCTGATGGCCAGCAAGTCTCTACTGGTCGGGATAGCTCCCTTAATGGGTTGCTTCTCCCTCATGAGCTTGCTGCACGTCAGCAGTTGGAGGCCCAGAAAGCCGCCCAACCCAAGGCTCTGCTAATCACGCGCAACGTTGCCAAGGGCACAACACCAAAGTCGAGGCATCTAGGTGGACTTGAAGGTGGTCTCGGTGGAAGCAAAATCTCTCGAACCCCTCTGGGTACAGTGGCAAAGAAATCGTTAGGgggcgaggagaagccctTGCCAGGAAGGGATTGGAGACATCGAcacgagggagagagaacCTCAACCAGCACGCCAATACCGCATAATCGACATAATGGGAGGGATTTCAATCGGACTATACCGACGGAGAACCTCCCACGACAACAGCAGAGAGGACTCGACGAGCCAAGTGCTCTTGGGACGGGCGAATGGGGACAACTTTCGAGGAAGGCCACCGACGGAAGCTCTGCAGATGTGCCTCGTAGCACGGGATCAAAATCGGGTCTCTCGAAGCAGGATTTCTTGACGAAATTCCAAGACCAAGTGAGCAGCAAGTACAACCAAGATGACAACAAATCCCGGGCATCGAGCTCGGACTTTGGCCACTCCAAAAACAACAGTTCTCAGAAGACGGAACAGGTTGTGGATGAACCAACAAAGCCACAGCGCCGTACACGGGAGATTGACGAATCCTACGAAATCAGCCGCGACCCAAGGAGACGCGACAAGGCTGGAAGCCGTAGAGGGGATGCTTATGGGTCGTTCCGTGGCGTAAAGAAGTCAGCAGCGCAGCAAAGATGGGAGAACGAGAACGAAGAATGGGAGGATAACGGCGCTAGCCGAGAAGCCCAGCGACGCCGCAAGaaggccgaagccgaggcgCGGAGGCTGGCGTTGGAAAAAGCTGCGACTCCGAACATCTTTCTGCCCGAGTTCATCAGCATTGCGAACCTAGGGACAGCACTCAAGTTGAAGCCCCAAGAGTTCCTCAGATCCTTGTCAGAGATGGGGTTTGAAGATATCACCGAAGATAGCATCATGACCGGAGAAACCGCCGCTCTGGTTGCCCAGGAGTTTGGCTTTGAACCAACTGTCGACACTGGTGGTGTCAGAGACCTCagacctcggcctccgccggAGGATGTTTTGGCGTTGCCACCGCGACCGCCGGTTGTTACTATCATGGGTCACGTCGATCACGGCAAAACGACTCTACTCGACTATCTGAGGAAGTCGTCCGTGGCAGCCCAGGAGCACGGTGGCATCACTCAACACATCGGCGCTTTCATGGTGAAGATGTCTGAGGGGAAGCTCATCACTTTTCTTGACACGCCCGGTCACGCGGCTTTCCTGACCATGCGACAACGTGGCGCTAACGTCACTGACATCGTCGTGCTGGTTGTTGCTGCCGATGACAGCGTCAAGCCCCAGACCATCGAAGCCATCAAGCACGCCAAGACGGCAAATGTTCCAATCATTGTAGCTATCAACAAGTGTGACAAGGAAGACGCCAAACCCGACCAAGTCAAAGCCGACCTTGCCCGTCACGGCGTTGAAATCGAAgactttggcggcgacgtccagGTTGTTTGTGTCAGTGGAAAGACCGGCCAGGGCATGAGTGACCTCGAAGAGAACATCGTCACGCTTGCCGACATCCAAGATATGCGTGCTGAGGAAGATGGCTTGGCAGAAGCCTGGGTGCTTGAAGCTAGCGTGAAGCCATACGGCAAGTCTGCAAACGTTCTCGTCAAACGAGGCACCCTGCGCCCCGGAGATTTCATTGTCGCAGGTACCGCCTGGGCCAGAGTTCGCCTGCTGCGGAACGAGGCCGGTCAAGAGCTCGAGAAGGCACCGCCCGGCACGCCTGTCGAGGTGCTTGGATGGAGAGATGAACTCCCCGCCGCTGGGGACGAAATCCTCCAAGCACCGGACGAGGATCGGGCCAAAACAGCCGTCGATTACCGCGAGGAAATGCGTGAACGAgaggcgtcgtcgaagcagctggccgagcaGGAGCAACGCGAACGtgaggccaaggccgctgCAGAGGTCGCTGCGGAAATTGAAGcagccgatgccgagggagGCGAAGTCATCGCCACCAAAGTCATCAACTTCATGGTGAGAGGTGACGTTGTAGGTTCCGTCGAGGCCGTGTGCGCAACCATCAATGAGATTGGCAACAACGAGGTGAAGCCTCGCATTCTTCGATCGTCGGCCGGCCAAATCTCCGAATCGGACGTTGAGCACGCTGAAGCCTCGAGTAGTGTATTTGCCAACTTCAACTGCGCTGTCCCGGCCCATGTCAAGCatctggccgaggagaagggcgttAGGATTCTGGATCACAGTGTCATTTACCACTTGGCGGACGAGGTGAAGCAGGTCATGTCGGAACATCTAGCCGACAAGGTGACATCCAAGGTTAACGGTGAGGCGGAGATTCTGCAAATCTTCCCCATTAACATCAAGGGACGCACGTACAAGAACATTGCTGGATGCAAGGTACGGAACGGAACAGTCACTCGGTCGACAAGCGTCCGCATCTTGcggaagggagagaaggtcTTCGACG GCAAGATCGATACCCTCAAGCACGGGAAGAAGGATGTGGACGAGGTCAGAAAAGGTACCGAATGCGGTATCGCCTTTGACGGCTTCACCGATTTGCAGGTCGGTGACCAGATCCAGACCTACGAGGaggtgagagagaagaggagctTGTAA
- a CDS encoding Putative 16S/18S rRNA aminocarboxypropyltransferase Tsr3, with product MVRHKKDNFGSRGRKNHNSGPPRPRQHQPQDGDDAEAPITRPTFKAACWDLGHCDPKRCSGKKLIRMGMMRDLHVGQRHNGVIITPNGKHTVSPADRDLMEQYGAAVVECSWARMKDVQWNKVGGKCERLLPYLVAANTVNYGKPWKLNCVEALAAAFYICGHPEWAEQVLAPFSYGEAFLEINSSLLKKYAASEDEKGIKRVQDEWLDRLDKEYADNREEGDADDMWKGGNTNRRVVPDSDEEDDDDDEEVEDNSGDSDSVDGIYIGKKPAKDQEEDEEDEDPYAISDDSDDDAAMEEIRRKVLASKTFSNPSAEEKKKPEAIPRPQTLKPDSDIEPDSDNGEEDDDFDNIINATPVTDKIGLAKLEKERSQSTVTSRTFSSSTISAPKRW from the coding sequence ATGGTCCGTCACAAGAAAGACAACTTCGGTTCCCGGGGCCGCAAGAACCACAATTCAGGACCTCCGCGACCGCGACAGCACCAGCCCCaagatggcgacgacgccgaagcccCCATCACCCGCCCGACTTTCAAGGCCGCCTGCTGGGACTTGGGCCACTGCGATCCCAAGCGATGCTCCGGCAAGAAGCTGATCCGCATGGGCATGATGCGCGATCTGCACGTTGGCCAACGCCACAACGGCGTCATCATTACCCCCAACGGCAAGCACACCGTTTCCCCCGCCGACCGGGACTTGATGGAGCAGTACGGTGCCGCCGTAGTCGAGTGCAGCTGGGCGCGTATGAAAGACGTTCAGTGGAATAAGGTTGGAGGAAAGTGTGAGCGTCTGCTGCCTTACTTAGTAGCTGCGAACACGGTCAACTACGGTAAGCCGTGGAAGCTGAACTGCGTCGAGGCGTTGGCCGCGGCATTCTACATCTGCGGACACCCTGAGTGGGCGGAGCAGGTTCTCGCGCCTTTCTCCTATGGCGAGGCGTTCTTGGAGATCAACAGTAGTCTGCTAAAAAAGTATGCGGCAAGcgaggatgagaagggcaTAAAGAGGGTTCAGGACGAGTGGCTCGACAGGCTCGATAAGGAATACGCAGACAATcgagaggagggcgacgcTGATGACATGTGGAAGGGAGGAAACACAAACAGGAGAGTCGTCCCGGATTCcgatgaagaggacgatgatgacgatgaggaagTGGAGGATAATTCTGGCGATAGCGACAGTGTTGACGGCATATACATAGGCAAGAAGCCTGCCAAGGAtcaagaggaagacgaagaagacgaggaccCGTATGCTATTTCAGACGAcagcgatgacgacgcggCCATGGAGGAGATACGTCGAAAGGTGCTCGCATCAAAGACGTTTTCGAATCCTTCGgcagaggagaagaagaagcccgaagCGATACCGCGGCCGCAGACTCTGAAGCCGGACTCGGATATCGAGCCAGACTCGGACAatggggaggaggacgatgattTCGACAACATTATCAATGCCACACCCGTCACCGATAAGATTGGACTGGCCAAGCTCGAAAAGGAACGGTCGCAGTCAACGGTGACAAGTAGGACATTTTCGTCAAGCACAATCTCCGCGCCGAAGCGTTGGTAA
- a CDS encoding Putative VHS domain, GAT domain, clathrin adaptor, appendage, Ig-like subdomain superfamily, which translates to MEAASARAAARDRWGEMGSPTPSQLQRFIQAACSPENYEPNLALNLEISDLINSKKGSAPREAAVAIVSYINHRNPNVALLAINLLDICVKNCGYPFHLQISTKEFLNELVRRFPERPPIRATRVQMKILEAIEEWRSTICETSRYKEDLGFIRDMHRLLSYKGYSFPEVRRDDAAVLNPSDNLKSAEEMEEEEREAQSAKLQELIRRGTPEDLQEANRLMKIMAGYDTRSKTDYRAKAAQEVAKIQAKARLLEERLEAFQQGDTMKDGDVFSELAAALQSAQPKIQKMCEEESDDHEAVAKLLEINDSIHRTVERYKLMKKGDLEAAQKVASGAPLPSTSGASKSAAQELSLIDFDGEADTTNGSSSEQPASQSTGIENDLLGLSMGDSASYGQGGALTLGFGTNQNIPGPALLSSVTENNSAKGPMSNTATPQAPSFSQFASFTSPSASQSGTPQPSGMSAFRPPQQQTSASNDPFAALSSPVFSSKSATPAPPPAAAAPPAAGTNDDDEWSFSSALPPPETPSQPKEHKATVSDSIVKIEMIAGRTGTGNALNLSFAFSNTSAQPVTELHYQLAATKGYELGLRPQTGRSLAPKQSRGVTQFVEVWHAGDKNRKVQSLKLRWRISYKVGAESKNEMGEIPEFSIA; encoded by the exons ATGGAGGCCGCATCAGCCAGAGCTGCGGCCCGCGATCGCTGGGGCGAGATGGGCTCGCCCACGCCATCGCAACTGCAGCGATTCATCCAGGCCGCCTGCAGCCCCGAGAACTACGAGCCAAATCTCGCTCTGAACCTCGAGATCTCCGATCTGATCAATTCCAAGAAGGGCTCTGCTCCGCGCGAGGCCGCTGTCGCTATTGTCAGCTACATCAACCACCGCAACCCCAACGTGGCCCTCTTGGCAATCAATCTGCTCGACATCTGCGTCAAGAACTGCGGCTACCCCTTCCACCTGCAGATCAGCACGAAAGAGTTTCTCAATGAACTCGTCAGGAGATTCCCGGAACGACCCCCGATACGGGCAACGCGGGTACAAATGAAGATTCTTGAGGCGATCGAGGAGTGGAGGAGTACGATATGCGAAACGAGCAGATACAAGGAGGATCTGGGCTTCATCAGGGACATGCATCGTCTTTTGAGCTACAAGGGCTACTCGTTTCCTGAGGTTAGGCGAGATGATGCCGCGGTCCTCAACCCTAGTGAT AATCTGAAATCTgccgaggagatggaggaggaggagcgcgaggcTCAATCGGCCAAGCTTCAAGAGCTCATCCGCCGAGGTACCCCCGAGGACCTGCAGGAGGCGAACCGTCTGATGAAGATCATGGCTGGTTACGATACTCGGTCCAAAACGGACTACCGCGCAAAGGCTGCTCAAGAGGTTGCAAAGATTCAAGCAAAGGCGCggctgctggaggagagaCTCGAGGCGTTCCAGCAGGGCGACACGATGAAGGACGGAGATGTGTTTTCCGAGCTTGCTGCTGCCTTGCAGAGTGCGCAGCCCAAGATCCAGAAGATGTGTGAGGAGGAGTCGGACGATCACGAAGCTGTTGCAAAGCTGCTCGAGATCAACGACAGCATACATCGGACTGTCGAGCGGTACAAGCTCATGAAGAAGGGTGACCTGGAGGCTGCGCAGAAGGTAGCTAGCGGTGCGCCGTTGCCTTCAACTTCTGGCGCTTCCAAGAGCGCGGCGCAGGAACTGTCTTTGATCGACTTTGACGGAGAGGCCGACACGACGAACGGCTCATCTTCTGAGCAACCTGCTTCGCAGTCTACCGGTATCGAAAACGACCTGCTCGGCCTTTCTATGGGCGACTCGGCAAGCTACGGCCAAGGAGGGGCTCTGACGCTCGGATTTGGTACAAATCAAA ACATCCCTGGCCCCGCCCTGCTCTCTTCCGTCACGGAGAACAACAGTGCAAAGGGTCCTATGAGCAACACGGCGACACCCCAAGCGCCGTCATTTTCCCAATTCGCATCGTTCACATCACCCTCAGCGTCACAGTCTGGAACCCCTCAGCCATCCGGAATGTCCGCATTCAGGCCTCCTCAACAGCAGACCTCGGCCTCAAACGACCCCTTTGCCGCCCTAAGCTCGCCCGTCTTTTCCTCCAAGTCTGCCACTCCCGCTCCCCCGCCCGCGGCGGCTGCGCCACCCGCAGCAGGTACAAATGATGACGATGAATGGTCTTTCTCATCAGCTCTGCCCCCTCCTGAGACACCTAGCCAGCCAAAAGAGCACAAAGCGACCGTAAGCGACTCTATCGTCAAGATCGAGATGATTGCCGGCAGGACTGGGACCGGCAACGCTCTGAACCTGAGTTTCGCCTTCTCGAATACTTCTGCACAGCCTGTCACCGAGCTTCACTATCAGCTCGCTGCTACAAAA GGATACGAACTCGGTCTCAGACCCCAGACAGGCCGGTCGTTGGCCCCAAAACAGAGCAGAGGGGTGACACAGTTCGTAGAAGTATGGCATGCCGGAGACAAGAACCGTAAGGTTCAGTCTCTCAAGCTGCGGTGGAGAATCTCATACAAGGTTGGAGCGGAGTCGAAGAACGAAATGGGTGAGATTCCCGAGTTCAGCATCGCGTGA
- a CDS encoding Putative forkhead-associated (FHA) domain, SMAD/FHA domain superfamily, protein MGSDDERRVHRARRSRLDDDGRDEERRRRDPADRESHRRRRSKDRDHGRERGHERGSDRHRENRVSRSRERRERRRSRTPDPSSRQRPRSRSRDRSRDRDRERRRRRSPDADGDAGGKELTRHHRRRRHRESSVSDSGSDAAKRKRPAPASPLRRAGPLPDQNASFAVSNGEEPEKPKEKPNLRTTGLLAAASNSVQQADGTSIVLKYHEPAEARKPPAKDQWRLFIFKGTEIVDTVDLSARSCWLVGREAAVVDLMAEHPSISKQHAVIQFRHVEKRNEFGDRIGKVKPYLIDLESANGTVLNGDKVADSRYYELRDKDMVKLGHSTREYVIMLAPKE, encoded by the coding sequence ATGGgctcggacgacgagcgcCGCGTCCACCGTGCGCGGCGcagccgcctcgacgacgacggaagAGACGAAGAAAGACGGCGCAGAGACCCCGCAGACCGCGAAAGCCACCGGCGCAGGCGAAGCAAAGACCGAGACCATGGGCGCGAACGCGGACATGAACGCGGCTCCGACAGACACAGAGAAAATCGGGTGTCTCGATCACGGGAGCGTCGCGAGAGACGTCGCTCGCGCACCCCCGACCCTTCTTCACGGCAGCGCCCCCGCTCCCGTTCACGAGACCGCTCACGAGACCGCGACAGAGAACGGCGCAGACGACGATCTCCCGACGCggacggcgatgccggcggaAAAGAGCTAAcccgtcaccatcgtcgccgccgccaccgcgaATCCTCCGTCTCCGACTCGGGgtccgacgccgccaaaCGCAAACGGCCCGCCCCCGCCAGCCCCCTCCGCCGCGCGGGGCCCCTCCCGGACCAGAACGCCTCTTTCGCAGTCTCCAACGGCGAggagcccgagaagcccaaAGAAAAGCCGAACCTCCGCACGAcgggcctcctcgcggcggcCTCTAACTCGgtgcagcaggccgacggcaccTCCATCGTGCTGAAATATCACGAGCCCGCCGAGGCGCGGAAGCCGCCGGCAAAGGACCAGTGGAGgctcttcatcttcaaggGGACCGAGATTGTCGACACGGTGGACCTGAGCGCGCGGAGCTGCTGGCTCGTCGggcgcgaggcggcggtcgtggacCTCATGGCGGAACACCCGAGCATCAGCAAGCAGCACGCCGTGATCCAGTTCCGGCACGTCGAGAAGAGGAACGAGTTCGGCGACCGCATCGGCAAGGTCAAGCCGTACCTGATCGACCTGGAGAGCGCCAATGGGACGGTGCTGAACGGGGACAAGGTTGCGGATAGTCGGTACTACGAGTTGAGGGATAAGGACATGGTCAAGCTGGGACACAGCACGCGGGAGTACGTCATCATGCTGGCGCCAAAGGAATAG